One Callospermophilus lateralis isolate mCalLat2 chromosome 6, mCalLat2.hap1, whole genome shotgun sequence genomic region harbors:
- the Pgc gene encoding gastricsin, giving the protein MKWMVVALVCLLVLEASTTPVKVPLRKMKTMRQTMREKGLLGDFLRTHKYDPAQKYRFSDFSVLYEPMTYMDAAYFGEISIGTPPQNFLVLFDTGSSNLWVPSVYCQSQACTTHPRFNPSKSSTFSTNGQTFSLQYGSGSLTGFFGYDTLTVESIQVPNQEFGLSEQEPGTNFVYAQFDGIMGLAYPALSVGGATTALQGMLRVDALSSPIFSVYLSNQGGSEDGGAVIFGGVDESLYTGQISWAPVTQELYWQIGIEEFYVGEEASGWCSQGCQAMVDTGTSLLTVPQQYLSSLLQAIGAQEDEYGQFFVNCNDVQNLPTFTFVINGVQFPLPPSAYILNENGYCSVGLEATYVSSGNGQPFWILGDVFLRSYYSVFDMANNRVGFATAA; this is encoded by the exons ATGAAGTGGATGGTGGTGGCCTTGGTCTGCCTCCTGGTCTTGGAGGCATCGACTACACCTGTCAA GGTCCCCCTGAGGAAAATGAAGACTATGCGTCAGACCATGAGGGAAAAGGGCTTGCTGGGGGACTTCCTGAGGACCCACAAGTACGACCCCGCTCAGAAGTACCGCTTCAGCGACTTCAGCGTGCTCTATGAGCCCATGACCTACATGGAT GCTGCCTACTTTGGTGAGATCAGCATCGGGACTCCACCCCAGAACTTCCTGGTCCTGTTTGACACTGGCTCCTCCAACCTGTGGGTGCCCTCGGTCTACTGCCAGAGCCAGGCCTGCA CCACACACCCTCGCTTCAACCCCAGCAAGTCCTCCACCTTCTCCACCAACGGGCAGACCTTCTCCCTGCAGTATGGCAGTGGCAGCCTCACTGGCTTCTTCGGCTATGACACCCTGACT GTCGAGAGCATCCAGGTCCCTAACCAGGAGTTCGGCCTGAGTGAGCAGGAGCCGGGTACCAATTTTGTCTATGCGCAGTTCGATGGCATCATGGGCCTGGCCTACCCTGCCCTGTCCGTGGGAGGTGCCACCACAGCCCTGCAGGGCATGCTGCGGGTGGACGCCCTGTCCAGCCCCATATTCAGCGTCTACCTCAGCAA ccaagggggatCTGAGGATGGAGGAGCAGTCATCTTTGGAGGTGTGGACGAGAGCCTGTACACAGGGCAGATCTCCTGGGCCCCTGTCACCCAGGAGCTCTACTGGCAGATTGGCATTGAGGA GTTCTATGTTGGGGAAGAGGCTTCTGGCTGGTGCTCCCAGGGCTGCcaggccatggtggacacaggaaCCTCTCTGCTCACCGTGCCCCAGCAGTACCTGAGCTCCCTTCTGCAAGCTATAGGGGCCCAGGAGGATGAGTATGGACAG TTTTTTGTGAACTGTAATGACGTCCAGAACCTGCCCACCTTCACCTTCGTCATCAACGGGGTGCAGTTCCCTCTGCCGCCCTCTGCCTACATCCTCAAT GAGAATGGCTACTGCTCGGTTGGACTGGAAGCCACCTACGTGTCCTCAGGAAATGGCCAGCCCTTTTGGATTCTTGGGGACGTCTTTCTCAGGTCCTACTATtccgtctttgacatggccaacaACAGGGTGGGCTTTGCCACTGCCGCCTAG